One window from the genome of Pseudoalteromonas sp. '520P1 No. 423' encodes:
- the msrB gene encoding peptide-methionine (R)-S-oxide reductase MsrB, which produces MKTCWTKHLTDEQKAVCEYGGTEYPHTGEYNNHFENGVYKCVCCAQPLFDGSNKFQTGCGWPAFIKPFDNAVRYLHDESHGMKRTEVRCNKCDSHLGHVFDDGPTPEGTRYCINSICLSFE; this is translated from the coding sequence ATGAAAACATGTTGGACTAAACATTTAACTGATGAACAAAAAGCGGTGTGCGAATATGGCGGTACTGAATACCCACATACAGGTGAATATAATAACCATTTTGAAAATGGTGTTTATAAGTGTGTATGCTGTGCGCAGCCATTATTTGATGGTAGTAACAAGTTTCAAACGGGTTGTGGTTGGCCTGCTTTTATAAAACCCTTTGATAATGCTGTGAGGTACTTACATGATGAATCGCATGGTATGAAACGCACTGAAGTGCGCTGTAATAAATGTGATTCACATCTAGGCCATGTTTTTGATGATGGTCCGACACCTGAAGGGACTAGATATTGTATCAATTCAATTTGCTTGAGTTTTGAGTAA
- a CDS encoding 3-oxoacid CoA-transferase subunit B, whose translation MSLSREQVAKRVAQELQDGYYVNLGIGIPTLVANYVPDDIEVMLQSENGLLGMGQFPTENEVDADMINAGKETVTAATGAAIFNSAESFAMIRGGHVDLTVLGAFEVDQNGSIASWMIPKKLIKGMGGAMDLVAGAQNIIVTMTHANKHGESKLLESCTLPLTGVNCVKKIVTDLAVLEVKNGAFHLLERAPGVPVDEIIAKTAGKLIVEGEIPEMTFE comes from the coding sequence ATGTCTTTATCAAGAGAACAAGTTGCTAAACGTGTTGCACAAGAGCTACAAGATGGTTATTACGTTAATTTAGGAATAGGGATCCCTACCCTAGTTGCTAATTACGTACCTGATGATATAGAAGTAATGTTACAGTCAGAAAACGGACTTTTAGGTATGGGTCAATTCCCTACTGAAAACGAAGTTGATGCAGATATGATCAACGCGGGTAAAGAAACCGTTACAGCAGCCACAGGTGCGGCAATATTTAATAGTGCCGAAAGCTTTGCAATGATACGGGGTGGTCACGTAGACTTAACAGTACTAGGTGCTTTTGAAGTTGACCAAAATGGGTCTATTGCTTCCTGGATGATCCCAAAAAAGTTAATTAAAGGTATGGGCGGCGCAATGGACTTAGTTGCAGGCGCACAAAATATCATAGTAACGATGACTCACGCCAATAAACATGGTGAATCTAAATTATTAGAATCTTGTACTTTACCTCTAACGGGTGTTAATTGTGTAAAGAAGATAGTGACTGATTTAGCTGTATTAGAAGTAAAAAATGGCGCATTTCATTTATTAGAGCGTGCACCAGGTGTACCTGTTGATGAAATCATCGCAAAAACTGCTGGTAAGTTAATTGTTGAGGGCGAGATCCCTGAAATGACTTTTGAGTAA
- a CDS encoding MerR family DNA-binding transcriptional regulator codes for MNEDIYEQNSEETYSISDLSKEFDITTRSIRFYEDQGLISPTRNGQTRIYTKRDKVRLKLILRGKRLGFTLAETGRLFELYDADKSSAKQLNIMLELIQDKKVHLTQQMDDIKVVLMELVTAEKRCHDTLKNLED; via the coding sequence ATGAACGAAGACATCTACGAACAGAACTCAGAAGAAACATATAGCATCAGTGATCTCTCAAAAGAATTTGATATTACAACTCGTAGTATTCGTTTTTATGAAGACCAAGGCCTTATCTCTCCGACCAGAAATGGTCAAACCCGAATTTATACTAAAAGAGACAAAGTACGTCTTAAATTAATATTACGCGGTAAAAGACTTGGTTTCACATTGGCTGAAACTGGCCGTTTATTTGAGTTATATGATGCGGATAAATCGAGCGCAAAGCAGCTAAACATAATGCTTGAACTGATACAAGATAAAAAAGTACACCTTACACAGCAAATGGATGACATTAAAGTTGTACTTATGGAATTAGTTACAGCCGAAAAACGCTGTCACGATACTTTAAAGAATTTAGAAGACTAA
- a CDS encoding hydroxymethylglutaryl-CoA lyase: MTDSLLPSFVKVVEVGARDGLQNESKVTTEDKVTLIQNLVDAGVKHIEAGAFVSPKWVPQMADSKLVIESLNHNSAEFSALTPNLKGAHLAFEAGIKEFAIFTAASEAFCQKNINCSIDESIERFKEIMSFANEHNIKVRGYVSCVMGCPYQGDVEVSEVVRVSKMLLDMGCYEISLGDTVGVGTPGKTEALISSLLQEIPANKLAVHFHDTYGQALTNIYAALKLGIATVDAAVAGLGGCPYAKGASGNVATEDLIYMLDGLGIDTNIDIKRLSKAGWQISNALNKVPASKVSLAMQADLSE; the protein is encoded by the coding sequence ATGACAGACTCCTTATTGCCTTCTTTTGTTAAGGTCGTTGAAGTGGGTGCACGTGATGGCCTACAGAATGAATCTAAGGTTACAACTGAAGACAAAGTAACTTTAATACAAAACTTAGTAGACGCAGGTGTAAAACACATCGAAGCAGGTGCATTTGTATCACCCAAGTGGGTGCCTCAAATGGCAGACTCTAAGCTTGTTATTGAGTCATTAAATCATAATAGTGCTGAATTTAGCGCTTTAACACCTAACTTAAAAGGCGCACATCTGGCTTTTGAAGCAGGTATTAAAGAGTTTGCTATTTTCACAGCTGCCAGTGAAGCGTTTTGCCAAAAGAATATTAATTGCTCTATTGACGAAAGCATAGAACGTTTTAAAGAAATCATGTCTTTTGCCAATGAACATAACATCAAAGTACGTGGTTATGTCAGTTGCGTAATGGGTTGTCCATATCAAGGTGATGTTGAAGTATCTGAAGTAGTTCGTGTATCTAAAATGCTGCTAGATATGGGCTGTTATGAGATCAGCCTAGGTGATACTGTAGGTGTTGGTACACCAGGCAAAACAGAAGCATTAATATCGTCACTACTTCAGGAAATTCCAGCAAATAAGCTAGCTGTACATTTTCATGACACTTATGGGCAAGCGTTGACAAATATTTACGCTGCTCTAAAACTCGGTATCGCCACTGTTGACGCGGCTGTAGCAGGTTTAGGAGGCTGTCCTTACGCTAAAGGTGCGTCAGGAAATGTTGCCACTGAAGACTTAATTTATATGCTTGATGGACTTGGCATTGATACTAATATTGATATAAAAAGGCTTTCGAAAGCGGGTTGGCAAATATCTAATGCACTCAATAAAGTACCAGCCAGTAAAGTATCCCTTGCCATGCAAGCGGATCTGAGCGAGTAA
- a CDS encoding enoyl-CoA hydratase-related protein yields the protein MSVNLTISNKVATVTLNRAQVHNAFDDITIIQLIDVITQACEHDVRVLVLKSEGRHFSAGADLGWMKSMADNDFDDNFADSQQLAKLMHTLASCPMPTICQVQGAAFGGALGLIACCDIAFASPDAKFCLSEVKLGLIPAVISPYVIKAIGERQSRRYFLTAEIFKADKALELGLIHDITDELESTVNDAIKNILNNSPKAVIAAKELIEDVANKEINQTLQDLTAERIASIRVSVEGQEGLSAFFEKRAPNWQQ from the coding sequence ATGTCTGTAAATTTAACGATTTCAAACAAAGTTGCTACAGTCACTTTAAATCGCGCCCAAGTTCACAATGCATTTGATGACATCACAATAATACAACTAATAGATGTTATTACACAGGCATGTGAGCATGATGTACGTGTTTTAGTGTTAAAAAGTGAAGGCCGCCATTTCTCTGCTGGTGCAGATTTAGGCTGGATGAAATCAATGGCTGATAATGACTTTGATGATAATTTTGCTGACTCTCAACAATTAGCAAAATTAATGCATACACTTGCAAGCTGCCCTATGCCAACGATTTGTCAAGTTCAAGGTGCTGCATTTGGTGGTGCTCTAGGCTTAATTGCCTGTTGTGACATCGCTTTTGCAAGCCCAGATGCTAAGTTTTGTTTAAGTGAAGTTAAGCTTGGTTTAATTCCTGCTGTGATCAGCCCTTATGTGATTAAAGCGATTGGTGAAAGACAATCACGTCGTTATTTTTTAACAGCTGAAATATTTAAAGCAGATAAAGCGTTAGAACTGGGTTTGATCCACGATATTACTGACGAACTAGAGTCAACAGTTAATGATGCAATAAAAAACATACTTAATAACAGCCCAAAAGCAGTGATTGCTGCAAAAGAGTTAATTGAAGATGTTGCAAACAAAGAAATTAATCAAACATTACAAGATTTAACAGCTGAACGTATTGCGTCAATTCGTGTATCAGTTGAAGGCCAAGAAGGCTTAAGTGCTTTTTTTGAAAAACGCGCGCCAAATTGGCAACAATAA
- a CDS encoding CoA transferase subunit A yields MAGFDKVVSSYAEAMKGLKDGDTVIAGGFGLCGIPEGLIAEIKKQGTQDLTVVSNNCGVDDFGLGILLQDKQIKKIIASYVGENALFEQQLLSGEIDVELTPQGTLAEKMRAGGAGIPGFYTATGYGTPIAEGKEVKEFNGRPYILEESITGEFAIVKAWKADTYGNLVFRHTAMNFNPMAATAGKITVVEVEEIVEPGELSPSEIHTPGIYVNRVIKGTFEKRIERVTTRPSE; encoded by the coding sequence ATGGCAGGTTTCGATAAAGTAGTTTCGAGTTATGCAGAGGCCATGAAAGGTCTAAAAGATGGCGATACAGTAATTGCCGGTGGTTTTGGTTTATGTGGTATTCCTGAAGGTTTAATTGCAGAAATTAAAAAACAAGGCACACAGGATTTAACTGTTGTTTCAAATAACTGTGGCGTTGATGATTTTGGTTTAGGTATTTTATTACAAGACAAACAAATCAAAAAAATTATTGCTTCTTATGTAGGTGAAAATGCCCTTTTTGAACAGCAATTATTAAGTGGTGAAATTGATGTTGAATTGACACCTCAAGGTACTTTAGCCGAGAAAATGCGGGCCGGTGGTGCTGGTATTCCTGGTTTCTATACTGCAACGGGTTATGGTACGCCTATTGCGGAAGGTAAAGAAGTAAAAGAGTTTAATGGCCGCCCTTATATTCTAGAAGAGTCGATTACAGGCGAATTCGCAATTGTTAAAGCATGGAAAGCTGACACATACGGTAATTTAGTTTTTCGTCATACTGCAATGAACTTTAACCCGATGGCAGCAACAGCAGGTAAAATTACAGTTGTAGAAGTCGAAGAAATTGTAGAGCCTGGTGAATTATCACCAAGTGAAATACATACACCGGGTATTTATGTAAACCGTGTTATCAAAGGCACATTTGAAAAACGTATCGAGCGTGTTACTACACGTCCATCTGAATAA
- a CDS encoding acetyl-CoA C-acyltransferase, protein MSFEDPIVIVSAKRTPMGGFMGALSGADATDLGATAIKSAFANSGLASNDIDEVVMGCVLPAGLGQAPARQATLKAGLEQKTGATTINKVCGSGIKATMLAHDLIKAGSIEVAIAGGMESMSNAPYFLPKARGGFRMGHGEIKDHMMADGLEDAYENKAMGVFAQKTANDYKLTREDMDTFAISSLKKAQAAIDAGSFDEEIEPFILKSRRGDTTVTTDEGPGSARIDKIPSLRAAFAKDGTITAANSSSISDGAAALILMKESTAKAKGLIPLCRIKAHSTHSQAPAEFTVAPIGAINTVLEKSGWELNDVDLWEINEAFAMVTMLAINELKLDESKVNVNGGACALGHPIGASGARILVTLIHALRNKGLSKGVATLCIGGGEAVAMAVEVI, encoded by the coding sequence ATGTCTTTTGAAGATCCTATTGTTATTGTAAGTGCTAAACGTACCCCTATGGGTGGCTTTATGGGTGCTTTAAGTGGCGCAGATGCGACTGATCTAGGTGCGACTGCGATTAAAAGTGCTTTTGCAAATTCTGGATTAGCATCAAATGATATAGATGAAGTTGTTATGGGCTGTGTTCTTCCCGCTGGGTTAGGCCAAGCGCCTGCACGCCAAGCAACTTTAAAAGCAGGCTTAGAACAAAAAACTGGCGCAACAACTATTAATAAAGTGTGTGGTTCAGGTATAAAAGCTACGATGTTAGCGCATGACCTCATAAAAGCAGGCAGTATTGAGGTTGCAATCGCTGGCGGCATGGAAAGCATGTCAAATGCACCATACTTTTTACCTAAAGCACGTGGTGGTTTTAGAATGGGCCACGGTGAAATTAAAGATCACATGATGGCTGATGGTCTAGAAGATGCGTATGAAAACAAAGCCATGGGTGTTTTTGCACAAAAAACAGCTAATGACTATAAATTAACTCGTGAAGATATGGATACATTTGCTATCTCTTCCCTTAAAAAAGCACAAGCAGCGATTGATGCTGGTAGTTTTGACGAAGAAATAGAACCTTTTATTCTTAAAAGCCGTCGTGGAGATACAACAGTAACAACAGATGAAGGCCCAGGTAGTGCACGTATTGATAAAATTCCTAGCCTAAGAGCTGCATTTGCAAAAGACGGTACTATTACTGCAGCTAATTCATCATCAATTTCAGATGGTGCTGCAGCTTTAATATTAATGAAAGAATCAACTGCAAAAGCTAAAGGGTTAATACCTTTATGTCGCATTAAAGCACATTCAACGCATTCTCAAGCACCAGCAGAATTTACGGTTGCACCAATTGGCGCGATAAATACTGTACTTGAAAAATCCGGTTGGGAGTTAAATGACGTTGATTTATGGGAAATAAACGAAGCATTTGCCATGGTAACTATGCTTGCAATTAATGAACTTAAACTTGACGAAAGCAAAGTTAATGTAAACGGTGGCGCTTGTGCATTAGGTCATCCAATTGGTGCCAGTGGTGCGCGTATTTTAGTTACGCTGATCCATGCTTTACGTAATAAAGGTTTAAGCAAAGGTGTAGCTACTTTATGCATTGGTGGCGGTGAAGCTGTCGCAATGGCAGTTGAAGTAATTTAA
- a CDS encoding isovaleryl-CoA dehydrogenase, translating into MSTISLYKELNFGLGETADMIKDHVNSFAATEIAPIAEKTDLDNAFPNELWPKLGEMGLLGITVSEEFGGSGLGYLEHVLAVEEISRASASIGLSYGAHSNLCVNQIFRNGNQAQKEQYLPKLISGEHIGALAMSEPNAGSDVVSMKLKAEKKGDKYILNGNKMWITNGPDASTYVVYAKTDMEAHSKGITAFIVERDFPGFTQAQKLDKLGMRGSNTCELVFVDCEVPEENILGELNQGVKVLMSGLDYERVVLSGGCLGIMQACMDLVVPYIHERKQFDTEIGKFQLIQGKIADMYSQMNAARSYVYTVAKSCDRGETTRKDAAGVILYAAELATKMALDAIQILGGNGYINEFAAGRLLRDAKLYEIGAGTSEIRRMLIGRELFSESC; encoded by the coding sequence ATGAGCACTATATCTCTATATAAAGAACTTAACTTTGGTTTAGGCGAAACCGCGGACATGATCAAAGATCACGTTAACTCATTCGCTGCTACTGAAATCGCCCCTATAGCTGAAAAAACAGATTTAGATAATGCGTTTCCAAATGAACTTTGGCCGAAACTTGGTGAAATGGGTCTATTAGGTATAACAGTAAGTGAAGAGTTTGGTGGTTCAGGTTTAGGTTATTTAGAGCATGTTTTAGCTGTAGAAGAAATCAGCCGTGCAAGTGCGTCTATTGGTTTAAGCTACGGTGCACATTCTAATTTATGTGTAAACCAAATTTTCCGTAATGGTAACCAAGCACAAAAAGAGCAGTATTTACCAAAATTAATTAGTGGCGAACATATTGGTGCACTTGCTATGAGTGAACCAAATGCAGGCTCAGATGTCGTATCAATGAAACTTAAAGCTGAGAAAAAAGGCGATAAGTACATTTTAAACGGTAATAAAATGTGGATCACCAATGGTCCAGATGCAAGTACGTATGTTGTGTATGCTAAAACAGATATGGAAGCACATTCTAAAGGTATTACTGCATTTATTGTTGAACGTGACTTCCCAGGTTTCACTCAAGCACAAAAACTAGATAAATTAGGTATGCGTGGTTCAAATACATGTGAACTTGTTTTTGTTGATTGTGAAGTACCAGAAGAAAATATTTTAGGTGAACTAAACCAAGGCGTTAAAGTATTAATGAGTGGTTTAGATTACGAACGTGTTGTTCTGTCAGGTGGGTGTTTAGGCATAATGCAAGCATGTATGGACTTAGTAGTACCTTATATACATGAGCGTAAGCAGTTTGATACAGAAATTGGTAAGTTCCAACTTATCCAAGGAAAAATTGCTGACATGTATTCACAAATGAATGCTGCACGTAGTTATGTATACACAGTTGCAAAATCATGTGATCGTGGTGAAACCACACGTAAAGATGCTGCGGGTGTTATTTTATATGCTGCAGAACTTGCGACAAAAATGGCATTAGACGCCATTCAAATCCTAGGTGGCAATGGTTACATCAATGAATTTGCAGCAGGTCGTTTATTACGTGATGCAAAATTATATGAAATTGGCGCTGGTACTTCTGAAATCCGTCGTATGCTAATTGGTCGTGAATTATTTAGTGAAAGTTGTTAG
- a CDS encoding acetyl/propionyl/methylcrotonyl-CoA carboxylase subunit alpha, whose amino-acid sequence MLKKILIANRGEIACRVMKTAKRLGLKTVAVYSDADKNSLHVQQADEAYHIGPAPSKDSYLVASKIIEVAKRAGADCIHPGYGFLSENCEFSRLCKDNDIAFVGPPESAIEAMGSKSRSKEIMAEANVPLVPGYYGHNQDESFLFDEANKMGYPILLKAAFGGGGKGMRIVNSEDEFMTMLSSAKREAISGFGNDQMLLERYVTKPRHVEVQVFADNHGNCVYLGDRDCSLQRRHQKVIEEAPAPQLSDALRKEMGEAAVRCAQAINYQGAGTVEFLLCGDEFFFMEMNTRLQVEHPVTEMVTGVDLVEWQIRVASNETLALAQNDITLTGHSLEARIYAEDPSADFMPCSGIIKLLATPENSKHIRIDTGVNTGSEISSFYDPMIAKLIVWDETRDLAIKRLQSSLEEFHLAGFHCNVAFLHNLASHDGFVKTQPDTHFIDENQDELVKVDNADLKICNILASLVYLDSIKNQKCGSAWNKQQGFRLNQANNIKIPFTELSDISAVCNGSSYSLILDGQTITADIFIDNTHINANIDGIKYTADFVLDQNQIELMYLATTHRYQLKDKHYVSDVENDDASLAAPLNGTVVKHLLALGSKVEKGDAIVVIEAMKMEYTLTAPYDGTLTSFCFDEGELVSHGDLLAIVEQEGA is encoded by the coding sequence ATGTTAAAAAAAATACTTATTGCAAACCGTGGTGAGATTGCTTGCCGCGTAATGAAAACAGCCAAGCGTTTAGGTTTAAAAACAGTTGCTGTTTACTCAGATGCAGATAAAAACTCTCTTCACGTGCAACAAGCTGATGAAGCGTATCATATTGGTCCAGCACCAAGTAAAGATTCTTATTTAGTTGCAAGTAAAATAATTGAAGTAGCAAAACGTGCCGGTGCTGATTGCATTCATCCAGGTTACGGATTTTTATCTGAAAACTGTGAGTTTTCTCGTTTATGTAAAGATAATGATATCGCTTTTGTCGGACCTCCTGAGTCTGCCATTGAAGCAATGGGCTCTAAATCTCGTTCTAAAGAAATCATGGCAGAGGCGAATGTACCATTAGTGCCAGGTTATTATGGCCATAACCAAGATGAGTCATTCTTATTTGATGAAGCAAATAAGATGGGTTATCCAATTTTACTTAAAGCGGCATTTGGCGGTGGCGGTAAAGGCATGCGTATTGTAAATTCTGAAGATGAATTTATGACTATGTTATCATCAGCAAAACGTGAAGCGATTTCTGGTTTTGGTAACGATCAAATGTTGCTTGAAAGATACGTTACTAAGCCACGTCATGTTGAAGTGCAAGTTTTTGCAGATAATCATGGTAACTGTGTTTATTTAGGCGATAGAGATTGTTCTTTACAACGCCGTCATCAAAAAGTAATTGAAGAAGCTCCTGCACCGCAACTATCAGATGCACTTAGAAAAGAAATGGGTGAAGCTGCAGTAAGGTGTGCACAAGCAATTAATTACCAAGGTGCTGGTACAGTTGAGTTTTTATTGTGTGGTGATGAATTCTTCTTTATGGAAATGAATACACGTCTTCAAGTTGAACATCCAGTAACAGAAATGGTAACAGGTGTTGACTTAGTTGAGTGGCAAATTCGAGTTGCATCAAATGAAACTTTAGCTTTAGCGCAAAATGACATTACTTTGACAGGTCATTCTTTAGAAGCACGAATATATGCAGAAGACCCATCAGCTGATTTTATGCCATGCTCAGGTATAATTAAATTACTTGCCACACCAGAAAATTCAAAGCACATCCGTATAGATACTGGTGTAAATACTGGCAGTGAGATCAGTAGTTTCTACGACCCTATGATTGCTAAATTAATTGTATGGGATGAAACTCGTGATTTAGCAATTAAAAGATTACAGTCTTCCTTAGAAGAATTTCATTTAGCTGGTTTTCATTGTAATGTTGCTTTTTTACATAACTTAGCCAGCCATGATGGGTTTGTTAAAACGCAACCCGATACACATTTTATAGATGAAAACCAAGATGAGCTAGTAAAAGTAGACAATGCTGATTTAAAAATCTGTAATATCCTTGCAAGTCTTGTATACCTAGATTCAATCAAAAATCAAAAATGTGGTTCTGCTTGGAACAAGCAACAAGGTTTTAGATTAAACCAAGCTAACAACATCAAAATACCGTTTACTGAATTATCTGATATATCAGCAGTATGTAATGGTTCAAGCTACAGTTTAATTCTTGATGGTCAAACTATAACAGCTGATATATTTATCGATAATACACATATCAACGCTAATATTGACGGTATTAAATACACAGCTGATTTTGTATTAGATCAAAATCAAATTGAATTAATGTATTTAGCAACGACACACAGATATCAGTTAAAAGACAAACATTATGTCAGTGATGTCGAAAATGATGATGCATCACTAGCTGCACCATTAAATGGCACAGTTGTTAAACATTTATTAGCGCTTGGCAGTAAAGTCGAAAAAGGTGATGCGATTGTTGTGATTGAAGCCATGAAAATGGAATATACACTCACAGCGCCTTATGATGGCACTCTAACTAGCTTCTGCTTTGATGAAGGTGAATTAGTATCACACGGCGACCTACTCGCCATAGTTGAGCAAGAAGGCGCTTAA
- a CDS encoding carboxyl transferase domain-containing protein — translation MTILKSQINSHDPAFVEKQAAMNELVKDLHKQTAKFIKGGGDALIERHQGRGKMFVRDRIDTLIDEGSPFLEISQFAAHGVYEQDIACAGIVAGIGRVKGIECMIIANDATVKGGTYFPLTVKKHLRAQDIAEQCHLPCIYLVDSGGANLPEQDEVFPDKLHFGRIFYNQARMSGKGIPQIAVVMGLCTAGGAYVPAMADESIIVKDQGTIFLAGPPLVKAATGEVVSAEDLGGADVHCKVSGVADHYADNDEHALSIARQCIERVNHNRPTAPLLDEVKPPRYDASEIYGIVGTDLKKPFDVRDVIARTVDDSAFDEFKKYFGETLVCGFAKIYGMPVGIVANNGILFSESAQKGAHFIQLCAQRKIPLVFLQNITGFMVGQKYEAEGIAKHGAKMVMAVSCADVPKFTVLIGGSYGAGNYGMCGRAFEPTMMWMWPNSRISVMGGEQAAGVLTQVKQDGLARKGASMSGEEVADFKKPIIDQYEEQGHPYYASARLWDDGIIDPAQTRHVLGLALSASKNAPEKESNFGVFRM, via the coding sequence ATGACAATTTTAAAATCTCAAATTAACAGTCACGATCCAGCTTTTGTTGAAAAACAAGCTGCAATGAATGAATTAGTAAAAGATTTGCACAAACAAACAGCAAAATTTATTAAAGGTGGCGGTGATGCATTAATCGAAAGGCATCAAGGTCGAGGTAAAATGTTTGTGCGTGATCGCATTGATACATTAATTGATGAAGGCTCACCATTTTTAGAGATCTCACAATTTGCAGCACACGGCGTATATGAACAAGATATTGCATGTGCAGGCATTGTAGCGGGTATTGGTCGTGTTAAAGGCATTGAATGTATGATCATAGCCAATGATGCAACTGTTAAAGGTGGGACATATTTTCCGCTAACTGTTAAGAAACATTTAAGAGCACAAGATATTGCAGAGCAATGTCATTTGCCTTGTATTTATCTTGTTGATTCAGGTGGTGCAAATTTACCTGAGCAAGATGAAGTTTTCCCTGATAAATTACATTTTGGTCGCATTTTTTATAACCAAGCACGTATGTCAGGCAAAGGTATTCCCCAAATTGCTGTGGTAATGGGTTTATGTACTGCAGGTGGTGCATATGTACCTGCTATGGCTGACGAAAGTATCATAGTAAAAGATCAAGGAACTATCTTTTTAGCTGGTCCACCATTAGTTAAAGCTGCAACAGGTGAAGTTGTATCTGCAGAAGATTTAGGTGGTGCTGATGTGCATTGTAAAGTATCGGGTGTGGCCGATCATTATGCAGACAATGACGAACATGCATTATCAATTGCACGCCAATGTATTGAACGTGTTAATCATAACCGCCCTACTGCACCTTTATTAGATGAGGTAAAACCACCAAGATATGACGCTTCAGAAATATATGGTATTGTGGGAACAGACCTTAAAAAACCTTTTGATGTTCGTGATGTCATCGCCCGTACTGTTGATGACTCTGCATTTGATGAATTCAAAAAATATTTTGGCGAAACATTAGTATGTGGTTTTGCTAAAATTTATGGCATGCCTGTAGGTATAGTTGCAAATAATGGCATTTTATTTTCAGAATCAGCACAAAAAGGTGCGCATTTTATTCAGTTATGTGCTCAAAGAAAAATTCCATTAGTGTTTTTACAAAATATTACTGGCTTTATGGTTGGTCAAAAATATGAAGCTGAAGGCATCGCAAAGCATGGCGCAAAAATGGTAATGGCTGTGTCATGTGCTGATGTACCTAAATTTACAGTCCTTATTGGTGGCTCTTACGGTGCTGGTAACTATGGTATGTGTGGTCGTGCATTCGAACCGACTATGATGTGGATGTGGCCAAACTCTCGTATCTCAGTAATGGGTGGGGAGCAAGCAGCAGGCGTATTAACACAAGTTAAACAAGACGGTTTAGCACGTAAAGGTGCTTCTATGTCAGGTGAAGAAGTGGCTGACTTTAAAAAACCAATTATTGATCAATATGAAGAACAAGGTCACCCTTATTATGCCAGCGCCCGTTTATGGGATGACGGTATAATCGACCCTGCCCAAACACGGCATGTATTAGGTTTAGCTTTAAGTGCCTCTAAAAACGCACCTGAAAAAGAATCTAACTTTGGTGTATTTCGTATGTAA